The DNA segment AAACGCCGACGGCTCCCATGGTCCGTCGGCGTGTGGCTCGCTGGGTTTTGCTCTGGCAGACTCGATCTACGCCGAGCACGTCATCGTCGTTACGGATAATCTGGTGCCGTTTCCGTGCGTGCCATGGCAGATCCAGGGCAACAATGTCGACTATGTAGTGGAGGTCGACTCGATCGGCGATCCATCCAAGATCGTTTCCGGCACGACTCAACTCACAAAGAGTCCGGATCGGCTGTTGACCGCCGAGTACGTTGCACGGTTCATGCGCGACGTGGGAATCATGCGCGACGGCTTTTCCTTCCAGGCGGGCGCCGGCGGCATCGCGCTAGCTTTTGTCGGTTTCCTGAAAGAAATGATGCGCGAAGCCGGAGTGAAGGCGCGGTTTGTACGCGGTGGATCGTCGCAGTACCTGGTGGACCTGCTCAAGGACGGACTGACGGATTACATTCTCGACGGACAGACATTCGACCTGGCGGGCGTCGAGTCGATCGGCTCTGATCCACGCCACGTGGCCACATCCCCGTTCACGTCATACAACTTCCACGGAAAAGGTAACTTCGCCGGCATTGTGGACGCTGTGGTCCTCGGTGCCACCGAGGTTGATCTGTCCTTTAATGCCAACGTCGTCACACATTCGGACGGCATGCTGTTGCACGGGATCGGAGGATGGCAGAACTGTCTCGCCTCGGGTTGTACGATTCTTGCTCTTCCCTCCTTCCGCGACAGGATCCCCGTGATCGTCGATGAGGTCACAACTGTTACCGGTCCGGGAGAGCTCGTCGACGTTGTGGTATGCGAACGCGGAATTGCCATCAACCCCCGACGGCAGGATCTGCTCGATGCGGTGAAAGGCACTGACCTGCCGATCCGGAGTATCGAGGATATCAGGAGCGAGGTGGAGTCGTTGGTCGGGACACCGGCGAAGGCCCGTGTAACCGATGAACCGGTCGCCATCATCAAGTGGGTCGACGGCAGTGTGATCGACACGGTGTGGAAGGTGGCGCAGTAGTGGTGTTTCGTCGTTGCGAGCGAGCCGAAGGAAGGCGCACCGCGAAAATCACCATCATCGCGAGCAAGCGTCAACCGTACCCGGTCATTGCGAGCGAGGGTCAGCGACCGCGGCAACCTTGATCGATACAGACAGCCCGCGCCCTACTCGCTTGCCGTCACGCGGATCATTTCCTCAACCGTGG comes from the Rhodothermales bacterium genome and includes:
- a CDS encoding citrate lyase subunit alpha (citrate-ACP transferase, the alpha subunit catalyzes the formation of (3S)-citryl-CoA from acetyl-CoA and citrate) yields the protein MISTSLDFVENSLGRRVPTLANGKAQVPFRGVGALEPVGRKHGPPIRSCKNYPASGDKRVPDLKTALERCGLRDGMVISSHHHLRNGDRVALMALQTAAEMGVKDLMWFPSASFPCQSPVIDLMDNGVVHHIEGSMNGPLGAYCSEGHMRGLGVLRSHGGRWQAIQDGEVKIDIAVIAAPTADAFGNADGSHGPSACGSLGFALADSIYAEHVIVVTDNLVPFPCVPWQIQGNNVDYVVEVDSIGDPSKIVSGTTQLTKSPDRLLTAEYVARFMRDVGIMRDGFSFQAGAGGIALAFVGFLKEMMREAGVKARFVRGGSSQYLVDLLKDGLTDYILDGQTFDLAGVESIGSDPRHVATSPFTSYNFHGKGNFAGIVDAVVLGATEVDLSFNANVVTHSDGMLLHGIGGWQNCLASGCTILALPSFRDRIPVIVDEVTTVTGPGELVDVVVCERGIAINPRRQDLLDAVKGTDLPIRSIEDIRSEVESLVGTPAKARVTDEPVAIIKWVDGSVIDTVWKVAQ